Proteins encoded together in one Mycobacterium sp. MS1601 window:
- a CDS encoding sulfate/molybdate ABC transporter ATP-binding protein, which translates to MSGLDLRARLELRDVEFDLALDHGDVLAVLGPNGAGKSTLLSLIAGLLRPDEGRILLGDTVIVDTTDDTFVPAHRRGVVMLAQQALLFPHMSVAANVAYAPRCHGRSRTEASAIAQKWLKAVEAEHLADRKPAQLSGGQAQRVAIARALAAEPQLLLLDEPMAALDVTAAPAVRRLLRDILRGDRRTAVIVTHDILDALAVANKVIVVEQGRIVEQGAVRDILTSPRSAFAARIAGVNLVPGTAGEPGVIQTPTGAQIFGVGELVSGRAAVGLFRPAAVSVFRDPPQGSPRNVFPVTIVEMDFTGSTVRVRGQGQIDASTGIAADITAAAAADLDLAPGQEVYFVVKAQEVELHPALETDDRT; encoded by the coding sequence ATGAGTGGCCTTGACCTGCGCGCACGACTGGAACTCCGAGATGTCGAGTTCGACCTGGCACTCGATCACGGTGATGTGCTCGCCGTGCTGGGGCCCAACGGTGCGGGGAAATCCACTCTGCTGTCGCTGATCGCCGGTCTGCTTCGGCCGGATGAGGGCCGAATACTCCTGGGCGACACCGTGATCGTCGACACCACCGACGATACGTTCGTCCCCGCCCATCGCCGCGGCGTGGTGATGCTCGCCCAACAGGCGCTGCTGTTCCCGCACATGAGCGTCGCTGCCAACGTCGCCTACGCCCCTCGATGCCACGGTCGCAGCAGAACCGAGGCGTCGGCCATCGCGCAGAAGTGGCTCAAGGCGGTCGAAGCCGAGCACCTTGCCGACCGCAAGCCTGCCCAACTCTCGGGCGGGCAGGCTCAGCGGGTGGCGATCGCCCGTGCGCTGGCCGCCGAACCGCAACTGCTGTTGCTCGATGAGCCGATGGCCGCCCTTGATGTCACGGCCGCACCAGCGGTACGGCGGCTGCTGCGTGACATCCTGCGCGGCGATCGAAGGACCGCGGTTATCGTCACCCACGATATTCTCGACGCTCTGGCAGTCGCCAACAAGGTGATTGTCGTCGAACAGGGGCGGATCGTGGAACAAGGCGCCGTCCGCGACATCCTCACCTCGCCGCGCAGCGCCTTTGCCGCACGTATCGCCGGGGTGAACCTGGTTCCCGGAACAGCAGGCGAGCCTGGTGTGATCCAGACTCCCACCGGTGCACAGATTTTCGGTGTCGGAGAGCTGGTATCGGGCCGCGCCGCGGTCGGGCTGTTCCGTCCCGCCGCGGTGTCGGTGTTTCGCGATCCACCGCAGGGCAGCCCGCGCAACGTCTTTCCCGTGACGATCGTCGAAATGGACTTCACCGGGAGCACGGTCCGTGTGCGCGGACAGGGACAGATCGACGCAAGCACCGGAATCGCTGCAGACATCACCGCCGCAGCCGCTGCTGACCTCGACCTCGCGCCCGGTCAGGAGGTCTACTTCGTGGTCAAGGCCCAGGAAGTCGAACTGCATCCAGCGTTGGAAACCGACGACCGCACCTGA
- a CDS encoding metal-sensitive transcriptional regulator, whose product MVGDEEAIAAVLNRLRRAQGQLAGVISMIEQGRECKDVVTQLAAVSRALDRAGFKIVATGMRECLTGETQDGKQPMTEAELEKLFMALA is encoded by the coding sequence ATGGTCGGTGACGAAGAAGCCATTGCCGCGGTACTCAACCGGCTGCGCAGGGCCCAGGGTCAACTCGCGGGTGTGATCTCGATGATCGAACAGGGTCGCGAGTGCAAAGACGTCGTGACCCAACTCGCAGCAGTCTCGCGGGCGCTCGACAGAGCCGGCTTCAAGATCGTCGCCACCGGAATGCGCGAATGCCTGACCGGCGAGACTCAGGACGGTAAGCAGCCGATGACCGAAGCAGAGCTCGAGAAGTTGTTCATGGCATTGGCCTGA
- a CDS encoding heavy metal translocating P-type ATPase — MGGRVQWRSLKEPALVVLTVVALTGGGIAWLMGRADVADRVWAVGTILAVAPAAAWVFAALRQGKLGVDVIAVLSLVGSLVVGEYLAGAIIAVMLAGGRALEAAASRRATRDLRALLERAPRFARRQVGTTISVVPVDDVVAGDLLVVASGDVVPVDGRVVQPVAVLDESALTGESLSVERGCGEPVRSGVVNAGDAFELRATSSAADSTYAGIVRLAQQAGAESAPVVRLADRYAAWFLPLALLMAGAAWLVSGSAVRAVAVLVVATPCPLLLAAPVAIVSGLSRASRAGVVIRSGGALENLGHATTLVMDKTGTLTMGRPTVIDVLAEPGTDSRDMLRLAASVDQVSPHVLAEAIVSEALSRGLPLSLASDVVEEAGRGVTATVDGRRVAVGRISEDVAGRPWVQAALNRVRLDSAALVWVSIDADPAGAILLRDPLRRQAPRTMRRLREAGFTRLVMLTGDRMEPARDVATVLGLDEVYAQQTPADKVAAVRAECEKAVTVMVGDGINDAPALAAATVGVAMGARGATASSEAAEIVLTTDRLDRLADAMDIARWSRRIAVQSAVVGMSLSVLAMAVAAFGYLPPAAGALLQEGIDVAVILNAIRALRGDPATHVTLPTGTEALLHRFSAEHDTLRDTIALVRDSADRLVEASDEQALPIVKAVHAELEQRILPHERAEEHELYPALAIPLRSGEATATMSRTHAEIEHLIDRIGTHVHVAESAGRVQIGQRRDLLAALYGLHALLRLHFAQEEENYFTLAPDQ, encoded by the coding sequence ATGGGTGGCCGCGTGCAGTGGAGATCGCTGAAGGAGCCCGCCTTGGTGGTGCTCACTGTCGTCGCGCTGACCGGTGGCGGCATCGCGTGGTTGATGGGCCGAGCCGACGTCGCAGACCGAGTGTGGGCGGTGGGAACCATCCTGGCGGTGGCGCCGGCGGCGGCGTGGGTGTTCGCGGCACTGCGTCAGGGCAAGCTGGGCGTCGACGTCATCGCGGTGCTGTCGTTGGTCGGCAGCCTGGTCGTTGGTGAGTACCTGGCCGGTGCGATCATCGCGGTGATGCTGGCCGGGGGGCGCGCCCTGGAGGCCGCGGCATCCCGGCGCGCGACTCGTGATCTGAGGGCACTGCTGGAGCGTGCGCCCAGGTTCGCGCGACGCCAGGTGGGCACCACCATCAGCGTGGTCCCGGTCGATGATGTGGTGGCCGGCGACCTGCTGGTTGTTGCCTCCGGCGACGTCGTACCGGTGGACGGTCGGGTGGTGCAACCCGTCGCGGTGCTCGACGAATCAGCCCTGACTGGAGAGTCTCTCTCGGTGGAACGCGGTTGCGGTGAACCGGTCCGCAGTGGGGTCGTGAACGCCGGTGACGCCTTTGAGTTGCGGGCCACCTCCAGCGCGGCCGACAGCACCTATGCCGGCATCGTCCGCCTGGCGCAACAGGCCGGCGCCGAGAGCGCGCCGGTGGTCCGCCTGGCTGACCGGTACGCGGCGTGGTTCCTTCCGCTTGCGCTGCTGATGGCGGGTGCGGCCTGGCTGGTCAGCGGGTCTGCTGTGCGAGCTGTGGCGGTACTTGTGGTGGCCACTCCCTGTCCGCTGCTGTTGGCAGCTCCGGTGGCCATCGTTTCGGGACTGTCCCGCGCCTCCCGCGCCGGCGTCGTTATCCGCAGCGGAGGCGCACTCGAGAATCTCGGGCATGCAACCACTCTGGTGATGGACAAGACCGGCACCCTCACCATGGGTCGTCCCACGGTGATCGACGTGCTCGCTGAGCCCGGCACCGACTCACGCGACATGCTTCGTTTGGCGGCGTCGGTGGATCAAGTGTCACCGCACGTGCTGGCCGAGGCAATTGTCAGCGAAGCACTCTCGCGTGGGCTGCCCCTCAGCCTCGCTTCCGACGTTGTCGAAGAAGCAGGTCGGGGGGTGACGGCCACGGTGGATGGCCGACGCGTCGCGGTCGGCAGAATCAGTGAGGATGTTGCCGGTCGGCCATGGGTTCAAGCCGCGTTGAATCGGGTGCGCTTGGACAGCGCAGCGTTGGTGTGGGTCAGCATCGACGCAGACCCGGCCGGCGCGATACTGCTGCGAGATCCGCTGCGGCGACAGGCACCTCGCACCATGCGAAGACTTCGCGAAGCCGGTTTCACCCGATTGGTCATGCTCACCGGAGACCGGATGGAGCCCGCTCGCGACGTGGCCACCGTATTGGGGCTCGACGAGGTATACGCCCAGCAGACACCGGCGGACAAGGTGGCTGCGGTGCGCGCCGAATGCGAGAAGGCGGTGACCGTGATGGTGGGCGACGGCATCAACGACGCGCCGGCGCTGGCTGCGGCAACGGTGGGTGTGGCGATGGGTGCACGAGGAGCCACCGCTTCGTCGGAGGCTGCGGAGATCGTGCTGACGACCGACCGTCTCGATCGGCTGGCCGATGCCATGGACATTGCCCGTTGGTCGCGTCGCATTGCCGTGCAGAGTGCGGTGGTGGGCATGAGCTTGTCCGTGTTGGCAATGGCGGTGGCCGCATTCGGTTACCTGCCGCCGGCAGCCGGCGCGCTCTTGCAGGAAGGCATCGACGTTGCGGTTATCCTCAACGCGATCCGCGCACTGCGCGGTGATCCGGCCACCCACGTGACACTGCCCACCGGCACAGAGGCGCTGCTGCATCGTTTCTCAGCAGAACACGACACCCTGCGTGACACCATCGCATTGGTTCGCGACAGCGCCGATCGACTGGTGGAAGCGTCTGACGAGCAGGCCCTGCCGATAGTGAAGGCCGTACATGCAGAACTGGAACAGCGGATTTTGCCCCACGAACGAGCAGAGGAGCATGAGCTCTATCCGGCGCTGGCGATCCCACTGAGAAGCGGTGAGGCCACTGCGACAATGAGTCGAACACACGCCGAGATCGAACATCTCATCGACCGCATTGGCACCCATGTCCACGTAGCGGAATCTGCCGGCCGAGTCCAGATCGGTCAGCGTCGAGACTTGCTGGCCGCTTTGTACGGGCTGCACGCGTTGCTGCGCCTGCATTTCGCTCAGGAGGAGGAGAACTACTTCACGCTCGCGCCTGACCAGTGA
- a CDS encoding universal stress protein, whose amino-acid sequence MTEIRSSNGDGCRTVQACLENNDRAKGATMNDTTTNGPVVVGIDGSKSALHAAIWASAEAAARHVPMRLVHVVSSDNARDREEPIAYAERALHHVWKRLRQQTSSTVRIESEVRQGDPAKELAKAGQGAAFICLGADGTGRNGRRHLGTVARNVARHASTPVAVIRRRSQNRSPDGPMPRKWIMAILREHHGADAALSAAVDEARLRHVPILVMTSWSTTSSTPAAGGDDVQSFVDRHLCTAEGSGDDIEICALPVPADIVPLIADAAGTLEMVIVAAHDVATVQTLTSTRGNEALCGSDCSVLVVGGRKTSEHQQSKATV is encoded by the coding sequence GTGACCGAGATCCGCAGCAGCAACGGCGATGGATGCCGCACCGTCCAGGCGTGCCTTGAAAACAACGACCGCGCGAAAGGCGCAACGATGAACGACACGACAACAAACGGCCCGGTGGTGGTCGGGATCGACGGATCGAAGTCGGCACTGCACGCTGCGATCTGGGCCTCGGCCGAAGCGGCGGCCCGACATGTGCCTATGAGGCTGGTTCACGTGGTCTCCTCTGACAACGCGCGGGACCGGGAGGAGCCAATCGCCTACGCCGAGCGCGCTTTGCACCATGTCTGGAAGAGGCTTCGGCAACAGACATCCAGCACCGTGCGCATTGAATCGGAGGTGCGACAGGGTGATCCGGCAAAAGAGCTCGCAAAAGCTGGGCAGGGCGCGGCGTTCATCTGCCTCGGCGCTGATGGAACGGGCCGCAATGGCCGGCGTCATCTCGGCACGGTGGCGCGGAACGTGGCTCGCCACGCATCGACCCCCGTTGCCGTGATACGACGGCGCTCCCAGAATCGGTCCCCTGACGGCCCGATGCCGAGAAAGTGGATCATGGCGATTCTGCGAGAGCATCACGGAGCTGACGCTGCCCTCAGCGCCGCCGTTGACGAAGCGAGGCTACGGCATGTCCCCATCCTCGTGATGACGTCATGGTCAACCACATCCAGTACACCTGCAGCCGGTGGCGATGATGTGCAGTCCTTTGTGGACCGCCATCTGTGCACCGCTGAGGGAAGCGGAGACGACATCGAGATTTGCGCGTTGCCGGTGCCGGCCGACATCGTCCCGCTGATCGCAGATGCCGCAGGAACATTGGAGATGGTGATCGTGGCGGCGCACGACGTCGCGACCGTTCAGACGTTGACCAGCACGAGAGGCAACGAAGCTCTGTGCGGGTCAGATTGTTCGGTGCTGGTGGTGGGTGGACGGAAGACGTCGGAGCATCAACAATCGAAGGCCACCGTTTGA
- the otsB gene encoding trehalose-phosphatase: protein MLPDVIECSAELHDLVTARGPVVCLDFDGTLSTIVADPDDATLVEGAAGALSQLAALCPVAIVSGRDLSDVRSRVGIDNLWYAGNHGLELAGPEGISFLPAGDTGADTTLERAASALRENLAGIPGVRVEHKRHSIAVHYRNVDSRHQGVVQDAAVRCARQHGLRHVQGRKVVDLHQDVEWDKGAAVRWITQRVTRGERALPIYVGDDTTDEDVFLALRLSGIAVLVRHDEDGHRATAARYTVRDPDEVCRLLGLLSTWLSQERETTQAWTFTFDGYDPSAEKLREALCTVGNGYLATRGAAPECRAGERHYPGTYVAGIFNRLDDIVNGRHTENESLVNLPNWLPLKFRVDGGDWFDIDAVSILEYHQSMDMRSAVMTRQVRFRDARGRTTSLTQHRFAAMHEAHVAVLSTRVVAEDWSGAIEFESSIDADVRNGGVERYRDLASAHLQPVSSEVSHDTAVLTVRTVQSRIFVAVAVRTTAERDGVHTPLTRLDGTVAVGHRFAVHVAAKQAVSVDKVACIVTGRDVATSEPSDTAVRLMAGLGPAAQLRRAHEVRWSHLWERLDIEVAGYPDELRVLRLHLLHLLQTISPHTADLDVGVPARGLHGEAYRGHVFWDELFIVPVLNLRFPTITRAMLRYRHRRLPEARRAAALAGYAGAMFPWQSGSDGREESPQVHLNPQSGRWNPDPSHLAHHAGIAVAYNVWQYYQASGDLPYLIDFGATLLIEIARFWVSRTVYDKNRGKYSINGVIGPDEFHSGYPDRPHQGVDNNAYTNVMAVWVILRAFDALQTLPLMSRLDLREELALTDAELAHWDDVSRRLFVPFHNNMISQFEGYEVLRELDWIDYRVRYGNIQRLDRILEAEGDDVNRYQAAKQADVLMLLYLLSSDELREILDRLGYRLEPDLIPIMVDYYLARTSHGSTLSAVVNTWVLARANRDRATEFFGQVLASDVADIQGGTTAEGVHLAAMAGSVDLVQRCFTGLETRGDRIVLSPSWPEDAGPLTVSIHYRGQHLHIRVSGRSAEISAACRDDAAPVLIECRGRTAVLSPGQTVAFDC from the coding sequence ATGCTTCCTGACGTGATCGAGTGCAGCGCCGAGCTGCATGATCTGGTCACCGCCCGAGGTCCTGTGGTCTGTCTCGACTTCGACGGCACGTTGTCGACCATCGTGGCCGATCCGGACGACGCGACCCTGGTTGAAGGAGCCGCCGGGGCGCTCAGCCAGCTTGCGGCGCTGTGCCCGGTCGCGATCGTCAGTGGGCGCGATCTGAGCGATGTCCGCAGTCGCGTCGGCATCGACAACCTCTGGTACGCAGGAAATCACGGCCTGGAACTGGCAGGCCCGGAAGGCATCTCGTTCCTGCCGGCCGGGGACACCGGCGCAGACACGACTCTCGAACGCGCAGCCTCGGCACTTCGCGAAAACCTGGCCGGCATACCGGGTGTTCGCGTCGAACACAAGCGCCACTCGATCGCCGTGCACTACCGCAATGTCGACAGTCGGCATCAGGGCGTCGTCCAAGACGCCGCCGTGCGCTGCGCCCGGCAGCACGGCTTGCGACACGTCCAGGGCCGCAAAGTCGTCGACTTGCATCAGGACGTCGAATGGGACAAAGGTGCCGCGGTGCGCTGGATAACTCAACGCGTCACCCGAGGCGAACGGGCGTTGCCGATTTACGTCGGTGACGACACCACCGACGAGGACGTGTTCCTGGCCCTCAGATTGAGCGGAATCGCGGTTCTGGTGCGCCATGACGAAGACGGTCATCGAGCGACTGCAGCACGCTACACCGTGCGCGATCCCGACGAAGTGTGCCGGCTGCTCGGCCTGCTGAGCACATGGTTGAGCCAGGAGCGGGAAACAACGCAGGCTTGGACTTTCACCTTCGACGGATATGACCCGTCAGCGGAGAAGCTCAGGGAAGCGCTGTGCACCGTCGGCAACGGCTATCTCGCCACCCGAGGAGCCGCACCGGAGTGCCGCGCCGGGGAACGGCATTATCCGGGCACCTATGTTGCGGGAATCTTCAATCGTCTGGACGACATCGTCAACGGTCGGCACACCGAGAACGAGAGCCTGGTCAACCTACCGAACTGGTTGCCTCTGAAGTTCCGCGTCGACGGTGGCGACTGGTTCGACATCGACGCGGTGTCAATCCTCGAGTATCACCAGAGTATGGACATGAGGTCCGCGGTGATGACCAGACAGGTGCGCTTCCGCGATGCCAGAGGTCGCACCACCTCGTTGACCCAACATCGCTTTGCCGCCATGCACGAGGCCCACGTCGCGGTGCTGAGTACCCGTGTTGTCGCCGAAGACTGGTCAGGGGCAATCGAGTTCGAATCGTCGATCGACGCAGACGTGCGCAATGGCGGCGTCGAGCGCTACCGCGACCTGGCCAGCGCCCATCTGCAGCCGGTCAGCTCCGAGGTATCCCACGACACGGCTGTGCTGACAGTGCGGACCGTCCAGTCGCGCATTTTCGTCGCGGTGGCTGTCCGCACCACTGCCGAGCGCGACGGTGTGCACACACCACTCACCAGACTCGATGGCACCGTCGCTGTCGGCCACCGCTTCGCCGTCCACGTCGCCGCCAAGCAGGCTGTGTCCGTCGACAAGGTGGCCTGCATCGTCACCGGCCGTGACGTGGCCACCTCCGAACCATCGGACACCGCCGTCCGACTCATGGCGGGCCTCGGTCCCGCCGCACAGCTGCGCAGGGCCCACGAAGTGCGGTGGAGCCACCTGTGGGAACGTCTGGACATCGAGGTGGCCGGATATCCCGATGAACTCCGGGTGCTGCGCCTGCATCTGCTTCATCTGCTGCAGACGATCTCACCTCATACTGCAGATCTCGATGTCGGAGTGCCTGCCCGCGGCCTACACGGCGAGGCATACCGCGGGCACGTCTTCTGGGACGAACTGTTCATCGTGCCGGTGCTGAACCTGCGGTTTCCGACGATCACCCGTGCGATGCTGCGTTACCGCCACCGTAGATTGCCAGAAGCGCGCCGTGCGGCCGCCCTCGCCGGCTACGCAGGTGCCATGTTCCCGTGGCAGTCAGGAAGCGACGGTCGCGAGGAAAGCCCACAGGTGCATCTGAACCCACAGTCGGGTCGGTGGAATCCGGACCCCAGCCACCTGGCGCACCACGCCGGAATCGCCGTCGCCTACAACGTGTGGCAGTACTACCAGGCCTCGGGTGATCTCCCCTACCTCATCGACTTCGGTGCCACGCTGCTCATCGAGATTGCCCGCTTCTGGGTCAGCAGAACTGTTTACGACAAGAATCGCGGCAAGTACAGCATCAACGGCGTGATCGGCCCCGATGAGTTTCATTCCGGATATCCGGACCGCCCGCATCAAGGTGTGGACAACAACGCGTACACCAATGTGATGGCGGTGTGGGTGATTCTTCGCGCGTTCGACGCTCTGCAGACTCTTCCCCTCATGTCACGACTGGATCTGCGCGAGGAATTGGCACTGACTGACGCGGAGCTGGCCCATTGGGACGATGTGAGCCGACGACTTTTCGTGCCGTTTCACAACAACATGATCAGTCAGTTCGAGGGTTACGAGGTTCTGCGGGAATTGGATTGGATCGATTATCGAGTTCGATACGGCAACATTCAACGTCTCGACCGGATCCTTGAAGCCGAGGGTGATGACGTCAATCGCTACCAGGCCGCCAAACAGGCCGACGTACTGATGCTGCTCTACCTGCTCTCCTCCGACGAGCTACGCGAAATTCTCGACCGCCTTGGATATCGACTGGAACCCGACCTGATCCCAATCATGGTCGACTACTACCTCGCCAGGACATCGCACGGATCCACGTTGAGTGCGGTGGTCAACACCTGGGTCCTGGCACGAGCCAACAGAGATCGCGCCACCGAGTTCTTCGGACAGGTGCTCGCCTCTGATGTCGCCGATATCCAGGGCGGGACGACGGCCGAAGGTGTACACCTGGCCGCCATGGCCGGCAGTGTGGACCTGGTCCAGCGCTGTTTCACCGGTTTGGAAACGCGGGGAGACCGCATTGTACTGAGCCCTTCGTGGCCCGAAGATGCTGGACCGCTGACGGTTTCGATACACTACCGCGGCCAGCATCTGCACATTCGGGTCAGTGGTCGCAGCGCCGAGATCAGTGCCGCCTGTCGGGACGACGCCGCGCCGGTGCTGATCGAGTGCCGCGGACGAACGGCAGTTCTCTCCCCTGGTCAAACGGTGGCCTTCGATTGTTGA
- a CDS encoding universal stress protein, with translation MNEFISPVVVGVDGSAASLEAALWAVDEAMTRNTWLVLSSVVDPRDSDLSARLTSARRMLCSAKAFVQDAKPRAMVRAEVLVDDEAHAWLQHGRTASLLCLARHAGFGSGDSPRCPPVADVVRWAEVPVALVGRHPAPRPDDRWVVVVIDASTHAGTLWAAALAEARMRAAAVMMLAPPGVSPDDVQEELERSDPGDDLEVWAMPWTDDLSGLLAQANGHEQVVVINSAAGAVLDNLLDAGHDSGLPVDCSVLMMPCDITSCSRPAHQHIEGHPFYCSTPVVREPGAAGS, from the coding sequence ATGAACGAGTTCATTTCACCGGTTGTGGTCGGTGTCGACGGGTCGGCTGCCTCCCTGGAGGCCGCGCTGTGGGCCGTTGATGAAGCAATGACCCGGAACACCTGGTTGGTACTCAGCTCGGTGGTGGACCCCCGGGACTCAGACTTGAGTGCCAGGCTGACCTCTGCCCGACGAATGCTGTGTTCTGCCAAGGCGTTCGTGCAAGATGCCAAGCCACGCGCCATGGTCAGGGCCGAGGTGCTCGTCGATGACGAGGCGCATGCGTGGTTGCAGCACGGACGCACGGCGTCTCTGTTGTGTCTGGCGCGTCACGCCGGTTTCGGCAGCGGTGATTCTCCCAGGTGTCCACCGGTCGCTGACGTGGTTCGTTGGGCGGAGGTTCCGGTCGCCCTGGTGGGGCGCCACCCCGCGCCCCGTCCGGATGATCGGTGGGTGGTGGTGGTCATCGACGCCTCGACACACGCCGGCACGCTGTGGGCTGCGGCCCTGGCAGAGGCAAGGATGCGCGCTGCCGCCGTCATGATGTTGGCGCCGCCTGGCGTATCGCCTGACGATGTGCAGGAGGAGCTAGAGCGGAGCGACCCCGGCGACGACTTGGAGGTCTGGGCCATGCCCTGGACTGATGATCTGTCCGGTCTGCTGGCGCAGGCAAACGGTCATGAGCAGGTGGTGGTGATCAACTCGGCAGCGGGCGCGGTTCTCGACAACTTGCTCGATGCCGGGCACGACAGTGGGTTGCCCGTGGATTGCTCTGTCCTGATGATGCCCTGCGACATCACCAGCTGCAGTCGACCCGCTCACCAACACATCGAGGGCCACCCGTTCTACTGCTCGACGCCGGTGGTGCGGGAGCCCGGTGCCGCCGGTAGCTGA